A single Biomphalaria glabrata chromosome 2, xgBioGlab47.1, whole genome shotgun sequence DNA region contains:
- the LOC106050647 gene encoding cytochrome c oxidase assembly protein COX18, mitochondrial-like isoform X1 yields MKNKNNLTLFKMSFRCAQLNCKNINNLFVRRKYTMFSCVWKRSTHQCTLNHFFSLNNNASFSSRAHYSEIDKSVLNSSTYLNLKKHFAHPVSNVRRQFSTSCSYCVKIPQDIATHVFKPNPSNQLIFQDFPTIQAADYMLKNLHDLTGLPWWLTIISSAFLLRVVLMIPVTLLTQHNNSRLQRLAPEIKEKSIALKSEVKKAVIQFGWDQNRAKKEYYNKLSILLRELYTRDNCHPMKNVVTFWIQVPVFVSLSYALRNMVVRTNNDLNSENHEVLNSLTNEGVAWFPDLVATDATWILPVLVGLVTLINIEIAYLNLPVVTTYRKWLTVTLRGLSLIIIPISSTVPTAVVLYWASSGALAVAQNLLFDLSPFRRLCRLPVSPFESNSPVTSLLKKFRNKYLNK; encoded by the exons ATgaagaacaaaaataatttaacattattCAAGATGTCATTCAGATGTGCACAATTAAactgtaaaaatataaacaacctGTTTGTCAGACGTAAGTACACTATGTTTTCATGTGTCTGGAAAAGATCAACACATCAGTGCACATTGAATCACTTTTTCTCACTAAACAATAATGCAAGTTTTTCATCAAGGGCACACTATAGTGAGATTGACAAAAGTGTGCTAAATTCCTCAACATATTTGAACCTGAAAAAGCATTTTGCGCATCCTGTTTCTAATGTCAGGCGACAGTTCTCAACAAGTTGTTCGTATTGTGTCAAAATACCACAGGATATAGCCACTCATGTATTCAAGCCAAATCCTTCGAATCAACTCATCTTTCAGGATTTTCCAACTATTCAAGCAGCAGACTATATGCTAAAAAACTTGCATGATCTTACAg gCTTACCTTGGTGGTTGACTATAATCTCTTCAGCATTCTTGCTGAGAGTAGTTCTGATGATTCCTGTGACTCTTCTAACTCAACACAATAATAGCAGACTTCAACGACTTGCTCCAGAAATCAAAGAGAAATCCATAGCACTGAAGTCTGAGGTGAAAAAGGCTGTGATCCAGTTTGGCTGGGACCAGAACAGAGCTAAGAAAGAATATTATAACAAG TTGTCTATCTTACTGAGAGAGCTGTACACCCGAGACAACTGTCACCCCATGAAAAATGTTGTCACGTTTTGGATCCAGGTTCCTGTCTTCGTCAGTTTGTCGTATgctttgagaaacatggtagtAAGGACTAACAACGACCTAAATAGTG AAAATCATGAAGTATTGAATAGTTTAACCAATGAAGGTGTAGCTTGGTTTCCGGACTTGGTTGCAACAGATGCAACTTGGATTCTACCAGTTTTAGTTGGTCTTGTGACTTTAATCAACATAGAA ATTGCCTATTTGAATCTACCAGTTGTAACAACATACAGGAAATGGTTGACTGTAACTCTCAGGGGTCTTTCTCTTATTATAATACCTATAAGCTCTACTGTGCCAACC GCTGTTGTCTTGTATTGGGCCAGCTCTGGAGCCTTAGCTGTGGCACAAAATTTACTTTTTGATTTGTCGCCTTTTCGACGTTTGTGCCGACTTCCTGTTTCTCCATTCGAAAGTAATTCTCCTGTTACTAGCCTTTTGAAAAAAttcagaaacaaatatttaaacaaataa
- the LOC106050647 gene encoding cytochrome c oxidase assembly protein COX18, mitochondrial-like isoform X2 — protein sequence MIPVTLLTQHNNSRLQRLAPEIKEKSIALKSEVKKAVIQFGWDQNRAKKEYYNKLSILLRELYTRDNCHPMKNVVTFWIQVPVFVSLSYALRNMVVRTNNDLNSENHEVLNSLTNEGVAWFPDLVATDATWILPVLVGLVTLINIEIAYLNLPVVTTYRKWLTVTLRGLSLIIIPISSTVPTAVVLYWASSGALAVAQNLLFDLSPFRRLCRLPVSPFESNSPVTSLLKKFRNKYLNK from the exons ATGATTCCTGTGACTCTTCTAACTCAACACAATAATAGCAGACTTCAACGACTTGCTCCAGAAATCAAAGAGAAATCCATAGCACTGAAGTCTGAGGTGAAAAAGGCTGTGATCCAGTTTGGCTGGGACCAGAACAGAGCTAAGAAAGAATATTATAACAAG TTGTCTATCTTACTGAGAGAGCTGTACACCCGAGACAACTGTCACCCCATGAAAAATGTTGTCACGTTTTGGATCCAGGTTCCTGTCTTCGTCAGTTTGTCGTATgctttgagaaacatggtagtAAGGACTAACAACGACCTAAATAGTG AAAATCATGAAGTATTGAATAGTTTAACCAATGAAGGTGTAGCTTGGTTTCCGGACTTGGTTGCAACAGATGCAACTTGGATTCTACCAGTTTTAGTTGGTCTTGTGACTTTAATCAACATAGAA ATTGCCTATTTGAATCTACCAGTTGTAACAACATACAGGAAATGGTTGACTGTAACTCTCAGGGGTCTTTCTCTTATTATAATACCTATAAGCTCTACTGTGCCAACC GCTGTTGTCTTGTATTGGGCCAGCTCTGGAGCCTTAGCTGTGGCACAAAATTTACTTTTTGATTTGTCGCCTTTTCGACGTTTGTGCCGACTTCCTGTTTCTCCATTCGAAAGTAATTCTCCTGTTACTAGCCTTTTGAAAAAAttcagaaacaaatatttaaacaaataa